The following are encoded in a window of Castanea sativa cultivar Marrone di Chiusa Pesio chromosome 9, ASM4071231v1 genomic DNA:
- the LOC142608886 gene encoding uncharacterized protein LOC142608886, which produces MEKFFDYYHWAENKKVKYGRMKLFGRADLFWEDLEETLRRRREPPITAWFEMKNTLSRNHLPPTYRSSLLEEWDRLKQGTALVTEYREKFKEFKRRIRIVKEEVVTLNRFKKGLNANLLGEITTRGVTTLGEAYDLARNCELASKSIFWRRSELQSVPSNPQPFGSKYRLALPPKVNPNSIPIQKEDKGKDVINEPSRLVTRLQCFKCNGVGHIVARCPSRTLVIQEDDEKVEDVEELVYDPNVEAIQDAEAECENDLATSRALEPSLPRLMIPRMTLVTLK; this is translated from the coding sequence ATGGAGAAATTCTTTGACTATTACCATTGGGCTGAGAACAAGAAAGTGAAGTATGGCAGGATGAAGTTATTTGGAAGAGCCGACCTTTTCTGGGAAGACCTTGAGGAAACCCTTAGGCGACGACGTGAGCCCCCTATTACTGCTTGGTTTGAGATGAAGAATACACTCTCGAGGAATCATCTTCCTCCAACTTATAGGAGCTCCCTCCTTGAGGAATGGGATCGCCTAAAACAAGGCACTGCTCTTGTGACTGAATACAGagagaaattcaaggaattcaagAGGCGAATTCGAATAGTTAAGGAAGAGGTTGTCACACTCAATAGGTTTAAGAAAGGTTTAAATGCTAACCTACTAGGCGAGATTACCACCCGAGGAGTCACTACCTTAGGAGAAGCATATGACCTTGCTAGGAATTGTGAGTTAGCATCCAAATCTATCTTTTGGCGACGTTCTGAGCTCCAGAGTGTTCCTTCCAACCCTCAACCTTTTGGTAGCAAATATAGACTTGCCTTACCCCCTAAGGTCAACCCCAATAGCATCCCAATACAAAAAGAGGACAAGGGAAAAGATGTGATCAATGAGCCTTCAAGATTAGTCACTCGCCTCCAATGCTTCAAATGCAATGGTGTTGGACATATTGTAGCTAGATGTCCCTCTAGGACCCTTGTCATTCAAGAGGATGATGAAAAGGTAGAAGATGTTGAGGAGCTGGTGTATGATCCAAATGTTGAAGCAATTCAAGATGCTGAGGCAGAATGTGAAAATGATCTAGCTACCTCGCGTGCATTAGAGCCATCTCTCCCTAGGTTGATGATTCCAAGGATGACTTTGGTGACTCTAAAGTGA
- the LOC142611276 gene encoding uncharacterized protein LOC142611276 yields the protein MEGLIPFVYRAIMQHKNGNQGHFSLGSWFNESPSASYMRLPGDSGRFQTSDVQLFCSEYGFSSTSSPSSMAVSTKAQVIVASGVKSSLCCLTPRRVAA from the coding sequence atggaAGGTCTTATTCCATTTGTATACAGGGCCATAATGCAACACAAGAATGGAAATCAAGGCCATTTCTCACTTGGGTCATGGTTCAATGAGTCACCCTCAGCTTCCTATATGAGACTCCCTGGTGATTCAGGTCGATTCCAGACCTCAGATGTACAGCTTTTTTGTTCTGAGTATGGgttttcttctacttcttcaCCATCTTCCATGGCTGTTTCTACTAAGGCCCAAGTAATTGTGGCGTCTGGGGTTAAATCCTCACTTTGTTGTTTGACTCCTCGTCGAGTGGCAGCATGA